One segment of Streptomyces sp. NBC_00102 DNA contains the following:
- a CDS encoding LamG-like jellyroll fold domain-containing protein, whose product MRRQLPRRRAALMTIACTAALAMPLGITVIPAAAAAPAGHSASEATAPTFVSENPATLVHGLKGEYYAMSAPGARDFAKLGATALDPQVNFGDLTGTFQSATGQTENTTARWTGQIQAPATGDYTFSASGDNGFRLLIDGVAVIDHWVGDWDVEQTSKPVHLEAGVQHDFKLEMFQDVGGANMFLRWSSPALAKQIVPESAFTPPADYEVYPVALTVAEDGKRLQATFDDKVGNLAAVKDHLVIEADTTPMPIKSVVKASGKGNSLIVTLSEAIQKGQQVKVTYGTEGGLTVGGKTVPDISRNAKNLSTKRLTTVWGDKLDRNNPLPEYPRPQQVRKDWKNLNGTWEFAGAAAGEQPVFGKKLGEKITVPFAVESQLSGLERHEDHMFYRKLVTVPKSWAVDKAHGKRLKLNFGAVDYNATVYVNGKKVVEHTGGYTAFDADITDALKGTGQQEIVVAVTDTTGANQPKGKQSSNPGGIEYTATSGIWQTVWMEPVSPASVDSLTTTPDIDKGRLAVTVNSDDASSGALVKAVARDKKGKVVGTVTGPANRELSLPVAKEHLWSPDDPYLYDLDVTLVDGRSSDKVSSYFGMRSLKVEKVGGYQKLTLNGKPFFSLAQLDQGFYPDGLYTQPSDAALVFDLKAQKDLGFNAVRKHIKVESPRWYYHADQLGLLVWQDFVSAGIDSEAGQQAFISQAKEEMTQLHNYPSIGGWIVFNEGWGEWDRTATGKLTEAVEAADPSRVVNAHSGVNCCNSKGDSGAGDIIDHHDYGNNDPAFPDATRAAMDGEHGGFTLRTPGHMWPGAPTVIYSGVNDKAALTAKYVENTEKYYLEAAGAELSGSVYTQVTDLEHELNGLWTYDRREAKVDIAAVRAINEKVIAAGAAAGQRDEVKGGAAWNLDENKGTKAADSGPNHAPLTLTGGASWTQGVSGSALKFSGDAQYAQTAGPVVDTTKDYSVSAWVTLDQLPSNYASAVSQDGRRTENPFYLQYGQGAFAFSLPGANRARAVTTPELGKWYHLVGVRQGDTISIYLDGKLAGTAAAGGAGDVSTGPLSVGRAKWNGNPTDFWNGSVDQVEVFDKALGAADVSALYAAHAPKA is encoded by the coding sequence ATGAGACGACAACTACCGCGCCGACGTGCGGCTTTGATGACGATCGCCTGTACGGCGGCGCTGGCGATGCCCCTCGGCATCACCGTGATCCCGGCGGCCGCCGCGGCTCCCGCCGGCCACTCGGCGTCCGAGGCCACGGCGCCGACGTTCGTATCCGAGAACCCGGCCACTCTGGTCCACGGGCTCAAGGGCGAGTACTACGCGATGTCCGCCCCCGGGGCGCGGGACTTCGCCAAGCTCGGCGCCACTGCCCTGGATCCGCAGGTCAACTTCGGTGATCTCACGGGTACTTTCCAGTCGGCCACAGGTCAGACCGAGAACACCACCGCGCGCTGGACTGGCCAGATCCAGGCCCCGGCGACCGGTGATTACACCTTCTCCGCGAGCGGCGACAACGGTTTCCGGCTGCTGATCGACGGCGTCGCGGTCATCGACCACTGGGTGGGTGACTGGGACGTCGAGCAGACGAGCAAGCCGGTCCACCTGGAAGCGGGCGTGCAGCACGACTTCAAACTGGAGATGTTCCAGGACGTCGGCGGCGCCAACATGTTCCTGCGCTGGTCGAGCCCGGCGCTCGCCAAGCAGATCGTCCCCGAGTCGGCGTTCACCCCGCCCGCCGACTACGAGGTCTACCCGGTCGCCCTGACCGTCGCCGAGGACGGCAAGCGCCTCCAGGCCACGTTCGACGACAAGGTCGGCAACCTCGCCGCCGTGAAGGACCACCTCGTCATCGAGGCGGACACCACGCCGATGCCGATCAAGTCCGTCGTCAAGGCGTCCGGCAAGGGCAACTCGCTCATCGTGACCCTGTCCGAGGCCATCCAGAAGGGCCAGCAGGTCAAGGTCACGTACGGCACCGAGGGTGGCCTCACGGTGGGCGGCAAGACCGTCCCCGACATCAGCCGCAACGCCAAGAACCTGTCGACCAAGCGTCTCACCACCGTCTGGGGCGACAAGCTCGACCGCAACAACCCGCTGCCCGAGTACCCCCGGCCGCAGCAGGTCCGCAAGGACTGGAAGAACCTCAACGGCACCTGGGAGTTCGCCGGCGCCGCGGCGGGCGAGCAGCCGGTCTTCGGCAAGAAGCTCGGCGAGAAGATCACCGTGCCGTTCGCGGTGGAGTCCCAGCTCTCCGGTCTGGAGCGCCACGAGGACCACATGTTCTACCGCAAGCTCGTGACGGTCCCCAAGAGCTGGGCGGTGGACAAGGCCCACGGCAAGCGGCTGAAGCTCAACTTCGGTGCGGTCGACTACAACGCGACCGTGTACGTCAACGGCAAGAAGGTCGTCGAGCACACCGGCGGCTACACCGCTTTCGACGCCGACATCACGGACGCCCTCAAGGGCACCGGTCAGCAGGAGATCGTGGTCGCCGTCACCGACACGACCGGTGCGAACCAGCCGAAGGGCAAGCAGTCCTCGAACCCCGGTGGCATCGAGTACACCGCCACTTCCGGCATCTGGCAGACCGTCTGGATGGAGCCGGTCTCGCCCGCCTCGGTCGACTCTCTGACCACCACCCCGGACATCGACAAGGGGCGGCTCGCCGTCACCGTCAACTCCGACGACGCCTCCTCCGGCGCCCTCGTGAAGGCCGTCGCCCGGGACAAGAAGGGCAAGGTCGTCGGTACCGTCACCGGTCCCGCCAACCGTGAGCTCAGCCTCCCCGTGGCCAAGGAGCACCTCTGGTCCCCGGACGACCCGTACCTCTACGACCTGGACGTGACCCTGGTCGACGGCCGTTCCAGCGACAAGGTGAGCAGCTACTTCGGTATGCGCTCGCTCAAGGTCGAGAAGGTGGGCGGCTACCAGAAGCTCACCCTGAACGGTAAGCCGTTCTTCTCGCTCGCCCAGCTGGACCAGGGCTTCTACCCGGACGGTCTCTACACCCAGCCCAGCGACGCGGCCCTCGTCTTCGACCTGAAGGCGCAGAAGGACCTCGGCTTCAACGCCGTGCGCAAGCACATCAAGGTCGAGTCGCCCCGCTGGTACTACCACGCGGACCAGCTCGGACTCCTCGTCTGGCAGGACTTCGTCTCCGCCGGCATCGACAGCGAAGCGGGCCAGCAGGCCTTCATCTCCCAGGCGAAGGAGGAGATGACCCAGCTGCACAACTACCCGTCCATCGGGGGCTGGATCGTCTTCAACGAGGGCTGGGGCGAGTGGGACCGCACCGCGACCGGCAAGCTCACCGAGGCCGTCGAGGCCGCCGACCCCTCGCGCGTCGTGAACGCCCACAGTGGCGTCAACTGCTGCAACTCGAAGGGTGACTCCGGCGCCGGGGACATCATCGACCACCACGACTACGGCAACAACGACCCCGCCTTCCCGGACGCCACCCGGGCGGCGATGGACGGCGAGCACGGTGGCTTCACGCTCCGCACTCCCGGACACATGTGGCCGGGCGCGCCGACGGTGATCTACAGCGGGGTCAACGACAAGGCCGCGCTCACCGCCAAGTACGTCGAGAACACCGAGAAGTACTACCTCGAAGCGGCCGGCGCCGAGCTCTCCGGCTCCGTGTACACCCAGGTCACCGACCTGGAGCACGAACTGAACGGCCTGTGGACGTACGACCGTCGTGAGGCCAAGGTCGACATCGCGGCGGTGCGCGCGATCAACGAGAAGGTCATCGCGGCCGGCGCCGCGGCCGGTCAGCGCGACGAGGTGAAGGGCGGAGCCGCCTGGAACCTGGACGAGAACAAGGGCACCAAGGCCGCCGACAGCGGCCCGAACCACGCCCCGCTCACCCTGACCGGTGGCGCCTCGTGGACGCAGGGCGTCTCGGGCTCCGCGCTGAAGTTCTCGGGCGACGCCCAGTACGCGCAGACCGCGGGTCCGGTCGTGGACACCACGAAGGACTACTCCGTCTCCGCGTGGGTCACCCTGGACCAGCTGCCCAGCAACTACGCCTCCGCCGTCAGCCAGGACGGCCGGCGCACCGAGAACCCGTTCTATCTCCAGTACGGACAGGGTGCGTTCGCCTTCTCCCTGCCGGGCGCCAACCGCGCCCGCGCGGTGACCACCCCCGAACTGGGCAAGTGGTACCACCTGGTGGGAGTGCGCCAGGGCGACACCATCTCGATCTACCTCGACGGCAAGCTCGCCGGGACCGCCGCGGCCGGCGGTGCGGGTGACGTGAGCACCGGTCCGCTCTCCGTGGGCCGTGCCAAGTGGAACGGCAACCCGACCGACTTCTGGAACGGTTCGGTCGACCAGGTCGAGGTCTTCGACAAGGCGCTCGGCGCCGCCGACGTGAGCGCGCTGTACGCCGCTCACGCCCCGAAGGCCTGA
- a CDS encoding polysaccharide deacetylase family protein, protein MRRPLIPSLRPLRAALAATLTAVTSVTALVAVASPSDAATCNGYVGLTFDDGPSNDHTPAVLNALKQNGLRATMFNEGQFAASYPAQVKAEVDAGMWVGNHSYTHPHLIQQSQAQMDSEVSRTQQAIAAAGGGTPKLFRPPYGETNATLQAVEAKYGLTQVIWDVDSQDWNGASTDAIVQAAGRLTNGQIILMHEWPAATLAAIPRIAQGLAARGLCAGMISPQTGRAVAPDGGGTGGGGGTGDGCSATLSAGQQWSDRYNLNVSVTGSANWTVTMNVPSPEKIIATWNIAAAYPSAQVLTAKPNGSGNNWGVTIQTNGSTAWPTVSCSAG, encoded by the coding sequence ATGCGACGCCCCCTGATCCCTTCCCTCCGCCCTCTGCGCGCGGCTCTGGCAGCGACGCTGACTGCGGTGACGAGCGTCACCGCCCTGGTGGCCGTCGCCTCCCCTTCGGACGCCGCGACCTGCAACGGATATGTCGGGCTGACCTTCGACGACGGGCCGTCGAACGACCACACGCCCGCCGTGCTCAACGCGCTCAAGCAGAACGGGCTTCGGGCGACCATGTTCAACGAGGGCCAGTTCGCAGCCTCCTACCCGGCGCAGGTGAAGGCGGAGGTCGACGCCGGTATGTGGGTCGGCAACCACAGCTACACGCACCCGCACCTGATCCAGCAGAGCCAGGCGCAGATGGACTCGGAGGTCTCCCGGACCCAGCAGGCCATCGCGGCGGCGGGCGGCGGGACTCCGAAACTTTTCCGTCCTCCGTACGGCGAGACCAACGCGACGCTGCAGGCCGTCGAGGCCAAGTACGGGCTGACGCAGGTGATCTGGGACGTCGACTCGCAGGACTGGAACGGCGCGAGCACCGACGCGATCGTCCAGGCCGCCGGGCGACTCACCAACGGCCAGATCATCCTCATGCACGAGTGGCCCGCCGCCACCCTCGCGGCGATCCCGCGCATCGCCCAGGGGCTGGCGGCCCGCGGACTGTGCGCGGGAATGATCTCGCCGCAGACGGGACGCGCCGTCGCCCCTGACGGAGGCGGCACCGGCGGCGGGGGCGGCACCGGTGACGGCTGCTCCGCGACCCTGTCCGCGGGCCAGCAGTGGAGCGACCGCTACAACCTCAACGTCTCGGTCACCGGCTCCGCCAACTGGACCGTCACGATGAACGTCCCCTCCCCGGAGAAGATCATCGCGACGTGGAACATCGCGGCGGCCTACCCCAGCGCCCAGGTACTGACCGCGAAGCCCAACGGCAGCGGCAACAACTGGGGAGTGACGATCCAGACCAACGGCTCCACGGCCTGGCCGACGGTCTCGTGCAGCGCCGGCTGA
- a CDS encoding discoidin domain-containing protein has product MRFRPGRAAAAVVAGILAIPVLGAPAFGADTAVLLSQGRTVTASSEENGGTTAAKAVDGDTGTRWSSAASDNQWIQVDLGTSSTVSKVVLNWEAAYAKGYRIQVSADGSSWTDLRTVTDGDGGTDTLDVSGTGRYVRVQGTVRATQYGYSLWEFQVYGSASGTVDPGTGSGSCGTANAALNRTATASSVENAGNPASAAFDGNGATRWSSLAADPQWIQVDLGSVKNICQVDLSWEAAYGKDFAVQASTDGTTFTDLKKVTGATGGNTSYQVQGSGRYLRIAGTARGTGYGYSLWEAAVHVQDGSTTPIQGGGDLGPNVKVFDPSMSAATIQQQIDSIYQQQESAQFGEGRYALAFKPGSYDVNVNTGFYTSVLGLGKNPDDVTVKGVSVDAGWFNGNATQNFWRSAENLSIAPYDGTNRWAVAQAAPFRRMHVKGGLNLAPSGYGWASGGYIADSKIDGTVGPYSQQQWYTRDSAIGGWTNSVWNMVFSGTEGAPATSFPEPRYTTLDTTPVSREKPYLYLDGSTYKVFVPSKRVNARGVSWANGSTPGTSIGLDQFYVAKPGVSAATINQALAQGLHLLFTPGVYHLDRTIEVNRADTVVLGLGLATLVPDNGVTAMKVADVDGVKLAGFLIDAGTTNSPTLLEIGKPGVHTDHANNPTSMQDVFVRVGGQFAGKATTAVDIYSDDTIIDHTWIWRADHGSGVGWNVNASDNGLLVHGDDVLATGLFVEHFKKYDVEWFGERGRTIFFQNEKAYDVPSQAEWMDGSSKGYAAYKVDPSVNTHEAWGVGSYCAFTLTSIETDRGFQVPVKAGVKFHSILAVSLGGAGRYNHVINDTGAPAFGTDTVPSTVTNFGG; this is encoded by the coding sequence ATGAGATTCAGACCCGGCCGAGCCGCGGCGGCAGTGGTGGCAGGCATCCTCGCCATCCCCGTCCTGGGGGCTCCGGCGTTCGGCGCGGACACGGCGGTCCTGCTGTCGCAGGGCCGCACCGTGACGGCGTCCTCGGAGGAGAACGGCGGCACCACGGCCGCGAAGGCCGTCGACGGCGACACCGGCACCCGCTGGTCCAGCGCCGCGTCGGACAACCAGTGGATACAGGTGGACCTCGGTACGTCCTCCACCGTCAGCAAAGTGGTGCTGAACTGGGAGGCCGCGTACGCCAAGGGGTACCGCATCCAGGTCTCCGCAGACGGTTCGAGCTGGACCGACCTGCGCACGGTGACGGACGGGGACGGCGGCACCGACACGCTCGACGTCAGCGGCACCGGCCGTTACGTGCGCGTGCAGGGCACCGTGCGGGCGACGCAGTACGGCTACTCCCTCTGGGAGTTCCAGGTCTACGGCTCCGCGTCGGGGACCGTGGATCCGGGCACGGGCTCGGGCTCGTGCGGTACGGCCAACGCGGCGCTTAACCGTACGGCCACCGCCTCCTCGGTGGAGAACGCCGGGAACCCGGCGTCCGCGGCCTTCGACGGCAATGGCGCCACCCGCTGGTCCAGCCTCGCGGCCGACCCGCAGTGGATCCAGGTCGACCTGGGCTCGGTCAAGAACATCTGCCAGGTGGACCTCTCCTGGGAGGCGGCCTACGGCAAGGACTTCGCCGTCCAGGCGTCCACCGACGGCACCACCTTCACCGACCTCAAGAAGGTCACCGGCGCCACCGGCGGCAACACCTCGTACCAGGTGCAGGGTTCGGGCCGCTACCTCCGTATCGCGGGCACGGCCCGGGGCACCGGATACGGCTACTCCCTCTGGGAGGCGGCCGTCCACGTGCAGGACGGATCCACGACGCCGATCCAGGGCGGCGGTGACCTCGGCCCCAACGTCAAGGTCTTCGACCCGTCCATGTCGGCCGCCACCATCCAGCAGCAGATCGACTCGATCTACCAGCAGCAGGAGTCTGCGCAGTTCGGCGAAGGGCGCTACGCGCTGGCCTTCAAGCCGGGCAGCTACGACGTCAACGTCAACACCGGCTTCTACACCTCGGTCCTCGGCCTCGGGAAGAACCCCGACGACGTGACCGTCAAGGGAGTCAGCGTCGACGCCGGCTGGTTCAACGGCAACGCGACGCAGAACTTCTGGCGCTCCGCGGAGAACCTCTCCATCGCCCCGTACGACGGTACCAACCGCTGGGCGGTCGCCCAGGCCGCGCCGTTCCGTCGGATGCACGTCAAGGGCGGGCTCAACCTCGCCCCGTCCGGATACGGTTGGGCGAGCGGCGGGTACATCGCCGACTCCAAGATCGACGGCACGGTCGGTCCGTACTCGCAGCAGCAGTGGTACACCCGTGACAGCGCCATCGGCGGCTGGACCAACTCGGTCTGGAACATGGTCTTCTCGGGCACCGAGGGCGCCCCGGCGACCTCCTTCCCCGAGCCGCGCTACACGACCCTGGACACCACCCCGGTCAGCCGTGAGAAGCCCTACCTCTACCTCGACGGCAGCACCTACAAGGTGTTCGTGCCCTCCAAGCGGGTCAACGCCCGCGGCGTGAGCTGGGCCAACGGGTCGACCCCCGGCACCTCGATCGGCCTCGACCAGTTCTACGTGGCCAAGCCGGGCGTCTCCGCCGCCACCATCAACCAGGCGCTCGCGCAGGGCCTCCACCTGCTCTTCACCCCGGGCGTCTACCACCTCGACCGCACCATCGAGGTCAACCGCGCCGACACGGTGGTCCTGGGCCTCGGCCTGGCCACCCTCGTCCCGGACAACGGCGTCACCGCGATGAAGGTCGCCGACGTCGACGGCGTCAAGCTCGCCGGCTTCCTGATCGACGCGGGCACCACCAACTCGCCCACTCTGCTGGAGATCGGCAAGCCGGGTGTGCACACCGACCACGCGAACAACCCGACCTCGATGCAGGACGTGTTCGTGCGGGTGGGCGGCCAGTTCGCGGGCAAGGCCACGACGGCCGTCGACATCTACAGCGACGACACGATCATCGACCACACCTGGATCTGGCGGGCCGACCACGGAAGCGGCGTCGGCTGGAACGTCAACGCCTCCGACAACGGTCTGCTCGTCCACGGTGACGACGTGCTCGCCACCGGGCTCTTCGTCGAGCACTTCAAGAAGTACGACGTCGAGTGGTTCGGCGAGCGGGGCCGGACGATCTTCTTCCAGAACGAGAAGGCGTACGACGTCCCGAGCCAGGCCGAGTGGATGGACGGCAGCAGTAAGGGATACGCCGCCTACAAGGTGGACCCGTCCGTCAACACGCACGAGGCCTGGGGCGTGGGCAGTTACTGCGCCTTCACTCTCACGAGCATCGAGACGGACCGCGGATTCCAGGTACCGGTGAAGGCCGGTGTGAAGTTCCACAGCATCCTGGCCGTCTCGCTCGGTGGGGCCGGGCGGTACAACCACGTGATCAACGACACGGGCGCCCCCGCGTTCGGGACGGACACCGTTCCGTCCACGGTCACCAACTTCGGCGGCTGA
- a CDS encoding aminoglycoside phosphotransferase family protein, with amino-acid sequence MIEIPEAFARTTVGREGAHGRAWLDRLPLLVDGLLDRWSCVPDGPITHGGVGVVVPVRRRSEGAAVIKVSFPHPGNVHEPDGLAAWRGRGAVLLHERDDERFAMLLERVGKSTLAESESGDTVAAVAGALSRRLAVPAPAGLPRLRERADRWEEELRTHAELMPDAVPGRVGDHARATVREFGRCQPDTVVHGDLHGRNILRADREPWLAVDPKGYAGDPAYDAGTFLKSRAFALLGSDDFGRAVDRALDIYTEAAELDRERTRRWAQWHAVTATYRGIRHGYRVARDGPERDRVTDFAAHLSELLTPPP; translated from the coding sequence ATGATCGAGATCCCGGAGGCCTTCGCCCGAACCACCGTCGGACGCGAAGGCGCACACGGGAGAGCCTGGCTCGACAGACTCCCCTTACTGGTCGACGGATTGCTCGACCGGTGGAGCTGCGTCCCGGACGGACCGATCACGCACGGCGGCGTCGGAGTCGTCGTGCCGGTCCGGCGGCGGTCCGAGGGGGCGGCCGTGATCAAGGTGTCCTTCCCCCACCCGGGCAACGTCCACGAACCCGACGGCCTCGCGGCATGGCGCGGTCGCGGTGCCGTGCTGCTCCACGAACGGGACGACGAGCGGTTCGCCATGCTCCTCGAACGGGTGGGGAAGTCCACCCTGGCGGAGTCGGAGTCGGGCGACACGGTCGCGGCCGTCGCCGGCGCCCTCAGCCGCAGGCTCGCCGTTCCCGCTCCGGCCGGTCTGCCCCGGCTGCGAGAACGGGCGGACCGTTGGGAGGAGGAGCTGCGCACCCACGCCGAACTGATGCCGGACGCGGTGCCGGGCCGGGTGGGGGATCACGCACGGGCGACCGTCCGGGAGTTCGGCCGGTGCCAGCCGGACACGGTCGTCCACGGCGATCTGCACGGCAGGAACATCCTGCGCGCAGACCGCGAGCCGTGGCTCGCGGTCGACCCCAAGGGGTACGCCGGCGATCCCGCCTACGACGCGGGGACCTTCCTGAAGTCGAGGGCCTTCGCCCTCCTCGGGTCGGACGACTTCGGCCGGGCGGTGGACCGCGCACTGGACATCTACACGGAGGCGGCGGAGCTCGATCGCGAACGCACCCGCCGCTGGGCCCAGTGGCACGCGGTCACCGCCACTTACCGGGGAATCCGCCACGGCTACCGCGTCGCCCGCGACGGACCGGAGCGCGACCGCGTCACCGACTTCGCCGCGCACCTCTCGGAACTGCTCACCCCTCCCCCGTGA
- a CDS encoding hydrophobic protein, with protein sequence MVPLLLVLLLALILFGAGFALNILWWIAVIVLVVWLLGFVVRPASGSRKGRWYRW encoded by the coding sequence ATGGTCCCGCTTCTTCTTGTTCTGCTTCTTGCGCTCATTCTCTTCGGTGCCGGATTCGCGCTGAACATTCTGTGGTGGATCGCCGTGATCGTGCTGGTGGTGTGGCTGCTGGGCTTTGTCGTGCGCCCGGCTTCCGGCAGCCGGAAGGGACGCTGGTACCGCTGGTGA
- a CDS encoding ATP-binding protein: protein MHQQVLTKDSPSHGSTDSRLEFVCRPQRAAEARDAIAAFLERLDPPPRADTVQNLLLLVSELVTNAIRHAGGVTALRFAADRRVLQIRVSDPSSAHPQDRTPDLTGRTGGFGWPMIRRLAHDVQVRSREGGGKVVVATIGR, encoded by the coding sequence ATGCACCAACAGGTTCTGACCAAAGACTCCCCATCCCATGGATCGACCGACTCACGGCTCGAATTCGTCTGCCGCCCGCAACGCGCCGCCGAAGCCCGGGACGCCATCGCCGCCTTTCTCGAACGGCTCGATCCACCGCCCCGCGCCGATACGGTCCAGAACCTGCTCCTGCTGGTGTCGGAGCTGGTGACCAACGCGATCCGCCACGCCGGGGGTGTGACAGCGCTCCGGTTCGCCGCGGACCGCAGGGTCCTGCAGATCCGGGTGTCCGACCCCAGCTCCGCCCACCCCCAGGACCGTACGCCCGACCTCACGGGCCGGACCGGAGGCTTCGGCTGGCCCATGATCCGGCGCCTCGCCCACGACGTGCAGGTGCGGAGCAGGGAGGGCGGCGGGAAGGTCGTCGTG